A genomic region of Lysinibacillus sp. 2017 contains the following coding sequences:
- a CDS encoding (Fe-S)-binding protein produces MNTFLIINWIAFILVLLYGIGLFAYLLKTRYEFIQLGRKEEFNQKMTDRIGDLVEKVFGQSKLLKDKKMGLVHVFFFYGFLMVQLGAIDLIWKGLAPGSHIPLGGLYPMFTMTQEIVVLVILIAVAVAFYRRYMEKLTRLKRGFKNGLVYMFLGVLMFATLFGNGFYMIWQEHGLSGAEPVASGLAWVFQWMSPTVAAILFFVMWWAHLLALLAFLVYIPQGKHFHLITSILNVYFNRQDRMGTLRPIDFTALEEAEDEESMPPLGVGKIHDFTQKQMLDLYSCVECGRCTNMCPATGTGKMLSPMDLIVKLRDHLTFTGAVELKKKPWVPFSFFNNTQGNQLAMAAGAEGAVIENIYSPSLIGDVITEEEIWACTTCRNCEDQCPVMNEHVDKIIDLRRYLTMTEGKVNPDAQRAMTNIERQGNPWGLNRKEKENWRELDETVYVPTVKELKKSGEEMEYLFWVGSMGSFDNRSQKIALAFAKLMNKAGVKFAILGNKEKNSGDTPRRLGNEFLFQELATANIDEFEKNGVTKIVTIDPHAYNIFKNEYQDFGWKGEVLHHTELLYDLIQQGRLTMDYRVDETIVFHDSCYLGRYNDVYDPPREILRGIPGVKLVEMERNREEGMCCGAGGGLMWMEEHVGNRINVARTEQALATEASVISSGCPYCLTMLSDGTKAKEVEDTVGTYDIAELLERAVFGSPVAAPVEKVEVVEETEEVVEPVVVVIPEVVEASVVESVQEVAVEEVKQEEVPEPAQAEVVEQVEETIVTQDELEPAIEEQAATELIEEIAIKDDSVNSNEK; encoded by the coding sequence ATGAATACATTTTTAATTATTAACTGGATTGCATTTATTTTAGTGTTACTTTATGGGATAGGTTTATTCGCATATCTATTAAAAACACGTTATGAATTCATTCAGTTAGGTAGAAAAGAAGAATTCAATCAAAAAATGACAGACCGAATTGGCGATCTTGTCGAAAAAGTATTCGGACAATCGAAACTATTAAAAGATAAGAAAATGGGACTTGTTCACGTATTCTTCTTCTATGGTTTCTTAATGGTTCAGTTAGGTGCGATTGATTTAATTTGGAAAGGTCTTGCACCAGGATCGCATATTCCACTTGGTGGCTTGTATCCAATGTTTACAATGACACAGGAAATTGTCGTATTAGTCATTTTAATTGCGGTAGCTGTAGCATTTTATCGCCGCTATATGGAGAAGCTTACGCGCTTAAAACGTGGCTTTAAAAACGGTTTAGTTTATATGTTCTTAGGTGTTTTAATGTTTGCGACACTGTTCGGAAATGGCTTTTATATGATTTGGCAAGAACATGGTTTATCAGGCGCTGAGCCAGTAGCATCTGGGCTTGCTTGGGTATTCCAATGGATGAGCCCAACTGTTGCTGCTATATTGTTCTTTGTTATGTGGTGGGCGCATTTACTAGCGCTTTTAGCATTCCTTGTATACATTCCACAAGGCAAGCACTTCCACTTAATCACATCGATTTTAAATGTTTACTTCAACCGTCAAGATCGTATGGGGACATTACGTCCAATCGACTTCACAGCACTTGAAGAAGCAGAAGATGAAGAGTCAATGCCGCCACTTGGTGTTGGGAAAATTCACGACTTCACACAAAAACAAATGCTCGATTTATATTCTTGCGTAGAATGTGGACGTTGTACGAATATGTGTCCAGCAACCGGTACAGGTAAAATGCTGTCACCGATGGACTTAATCGTAAAATTACGTGATCATTTAACCTTTACAGGGGCAGTAGAATTGAAGAAAAAGCCTTGGGTACCATTCTCATTCTTCAACAATACACAAGGAAACCAACTAGCAATGGCTGCTGGTGCTGAAGGTGCTGTGATCGAAAATATTTACAGCCCATCATTAATTGGTGATGTAATTACTGAAGAAGAAATTTGGGCATGTACAACTTGCCGTAACTGTGAAGATCAATGTCCAGTTATGAACGAGCACGTGGATAAAATTATCGATTTACGTCGTTATTTAACGATGACAGAAGGTAAAGTAAACCCAGATGCACAACGCGCGATGACAAATATCGAGCGTCAAGGAAATCCATGGGGCTTAAACCGTAAAGAAAAAGAAAACTGGAGAGAGCTAGACGAAACAGTTTACGTTCCAACAGTTAAAGAACTGAAAAAATCAGGCGAAGAAATGGAATATTTATTCTGGGTTGGTTCAATGGGGTCATTCGACAACCGCTCACAAAAAATTGCACTAGCTTTCGCGAAATTAATGAATAAAGCAGGCGTGAAATTCGCTATTTTAGGTAACAAAGAAAAGAACTCTGGAGATACACCACGCCGCTTAGGGAATGAATTCTTATTCCAAGAGCTAGCAACGGCGAATATCGATGAGTTCGAGAAAAATGGCGTAACAAAAATCGTAACGATTGACCCACATGCCTACAATATTTTCAAAAATGAATACCAAGATTTCGGATGGAAAGGTGAAGTATTACACCATACGGAATTATTATACGATTTAATTCAGCAAGGCCGATTAACAATGGATTACCGTGTTGATGAAACGATCGTATTCCACGATTCATGTTACTTAGGCCGTTACAACGATGTATACGATCCACCACGTGAAATCCTACGAGGCATTCCAGGTGTGAAACTGGTGGAAATGGAGCGTAACCGCGAAGAAGGTATGTGCTGTGGTGCTGGTGGTGGTTTAATGTGGATGGAAGAGCATGTTGGTAACCGTATTAACGTAGCACGTACAGAACAAGCATTAGCAACAGAAGCTTCAGTTATTTCTTCTGGCTGTCCTTACTGCTTAACGATGCTTTCAGATGGTACGAAGGCAAAAGAAGTAGAAGATACAGTTGGCACATATGATATCGCAGAGCTATTAGAGCGTGCGGTATTCGGTTCACCAGTAGCGGCTCCAGTTGAAAAAGTGGAAGTTGTGGAAGAGACGGAAGAAGTAGTAGAACCCGTTGTTGTAGTAATCCCAGAAGTAGTAGAGGCGTCAGTTGTAGAATCAGTTCAAGAAGTCGCTGTGGAAGAAGTAAAGCAGGAAGAAGTTCCAGAACCTGCTCAGGCAGAGGTTGTTGAACAAGTAGAAGAAACAATCGTTACACAAGATGAACTTGAACCAGCAATCGAAGAACAGGCTGCTACTGAACTAATAGAAGAAATCGCAATAAAAGATGATTCTGTTAATTCTAATGAAAAATGA
- a CDS encoding TetR/AcrR family transcriptional regulator: MTNVDKLHVASSIKDENKILERRQQIVDAGVKLFKKKGFHRATTRELAKEAGFSIGTLYEYIRTKEDVLFLVCDNIFNEVTICLSEFTTGTGTIEGLKDAIRRYFLLIDTMPEEFTIMYQETKSLPKEAMHYILDKELEMVAIFERMLRDCIEAGNLSLSEEAIFLAANHIVIQGQSWAFRKWALQKRYTIEQYIELQTTMFLQGILQFEQ, encoded by the coding sequence ATGACAAATGTCGATAAGCTGCATGTAGCATCGTCCATAAAAGATGAAAATAAAATACTAGAGCGCCGACAGCAAATTGTCGATGCGGGTGTGAAGCTTTTCAAAAAGAAAGGCTTTCACCGCGCAACGACACGTGAATTAGCAAAAGAAGCAGGCTTTAGTATTGGCACATTATATGAATATATTCGTACGAAAGAAGACGTCTTATTTTTAGTCTGTGACAATATTTTCAATGAAGTAACAATATGTCTATCGGAATTTACAACTGGAACAGGTACGATTGAGGGCTTAAAAGATGCGATTCGTCGCTATTTCTTATTAATCGATACGATGCCAGAGGAATTTACGATTATGTATCAAGAAACGAAGTCCCTTCCAAAAGAAGCGATGCATTATATTCTTGATAAAGAATTAGAAATGGTGGCTATTTTTGAACGTATGCTACGGGATTGTATAGAAGCAGGCAATTTGTCGCTATCTGAAGAGGCAATTTTCCTAGCAGCCAATCACATCGTTATTCAAGGGCAAAGCTGGGCATTTCGTAAATGGGCATTGCAAAAGCGTTACACAATAGAACAATATATTGAATTGCAAACAACGATGTTTTTACAAGGCATACTGCAGTTTGAACAATAA
- a CDS encoding 3-hydroxybutyryl-CoA dehydrogenase, with protein MTIKTVMVIGAGQMGSGIAQVCAQAGFQVILNDMKDEFFERGINIITKNLTRDVEKGRKTEQEKGEVLARITKSLTLEDAKNVDIVIEAAVENMEVKQSIFKQLDTIAPEHTILATNTSSLPITEIAAVTNRPEKVIGMHFMNPVPVMKLVEIIRGLATSDEVYESVAAMTKCLGKTGVEVNDFPGFISNRILLPMINEAIYALYEGVATKEAIDDVMKMGMNHPMGPLTLADFIGLDTCLSIMEILHEGLGDSKYRPCPLLRKYVAAGWLGKKSGRGFYIYES; from the coding sequence ATGACAATCAAAACAGTAATGGTTATTGGTGCTGGACAAATGGGTTCTGGTATCGCACAAGTATGCGCACAAGCAGGATTTCAAGTCATTTTAAATGATATGAAGGACGAGTTTTTCGAACGTGGAATCAATATAATTACGAAAAACTTAACACGTGATGTGGAAAAGGGACGTAAAACGGAGCAAGAAAAAGGAGAAGTTTTAGCCCGTATTACAAAGTCTTTAACATTAGAAGATGCCAAAAATGTAGATATTGTCATAGAAGCAGCAGTTGAAAATATGGAAGTGAAACAGTCTATTTTCAAACAACTAGACACTATCGCACCAGAGCATACGATTTTAGCAACGAATACATCAAGCTTACCGATTACTGAAATTGCGGCGGTAACGAACCGTCCAGAAAAAGTAATTGGGATGCATTTTATGAATCCAGTGCCCGTTATGAAACTTGTCGAAATTATTCGAGGGCTTGCTACATCAGATGAAGTATATGAATCGGTAGCAGCGATGACAAAGTGTTTAGGTAAAACAGGTGTTGAAGTAAATGATTTCCCAGGTTTTATATCAAATCGCATTTTACTTCCGATGATTAATGAAGCCATTTATGCGCTTTATGAAGGGGTAGCAACGAAAGAAGCAATTGATGATGTTATGAAGATGGGCATGAATCATCCGATGGGTCCATTAACACTGGCTGATTTTATCGGTTTAGATACATGCTTATCGATTATGGAAATTTTACATGAAGGACTTGGAGATAGTAAGTATCGTCCTTGCCCATTACTACGAAAATATGTTGCAGCGGGTTGGTTAGGTAAAAAATCAGGTCGAGGCTTCTATATTTACGAAAGCTGA
- a CDS encoding acetyl-CoA C-acetyltransferase: MSRTVILDGARTPFGKFGGALSSLTASDLGSIAIKGALQKANVDASEVGEVIIGTVLQAGQGQIPSRQAATKAGIPWEVKTETINKVCASGMRSVTLADQLIRLGDEEVIIAGGMESMSNAPYYMPKGRFGLRMGDASLVDGMIYDGLSCAFHPKQVHMGIYGNETAQKFSISRDDQDAWAVRSHEKAIAAIKSGKFAEEIVAVEIPQRKGESLHVEQDEAPRAGTTLETLAKLKSAFSSDGTITAGNAPGVNDGACALVLMSEEKAQQENRPVLATILAHAEVGVAPEDFPQTPGLVIDKLLEKSGKTLAEIDVIEINEAFAAVALVSNQISGLDAEKVNVNGGAVALGHPIGASGARIILTLAYELKRRGGGLGIAAICSGGGQGDAVLIEVSNQGDEQK; this comes from the coding sequence TTGTCGAGAACAGTCATTTTAGATGGCGCAAGAACACCATTTGGCAAATTTGGTGGCGCATTAAGTTCATTAACAGCAAGTGATTTAGGAAGCATTGCCATTAAAGGGGCATTACAAAAAGCCAATGTGGACGCAAGTGAAGTGGGAGAGGTTATTATTGGGACAGTTTTACAAGCTGGCCAAGGACAAATCCCTTCAAGACAAGCGGCAACAAAAGCAGGTATTCCTTGGGAAGTAAAAACAGAAACGATTAATAAAGTATGCGCATCTGGCATGCGAAGTGTGACGCTAGCAGATCAATTGATTCGTTTAGGGGACGAAGAAGTGATCATTGCAGGCGGGATGGAATCGATGTCAAATGCACCGTATTACATGCCTAAAGGTCGTTTTGGCCTTCGCATGGGCGATGCGAGTTTAGTAGATGGCATGATTTACGACGGCCTGTCTTGTGCATTTCATCCAAAGCAAGTACATATGGGCATTTATGGCAACGAAACAGCACAAAAATTTTCAATTTCGCGTGATGACCAAGATGCTTGGGCTGTGCGTAGTCATGAAAAAGCAATTGCCGCAATCAAATCAGGAAAATTTGCAGAAGAAATCGTAGCAGTGGAAATCCCACAGCGTAAAGGGGAATCTCTTCACGTTGAACAGGACGAAGCACCACGAGCAGGCACTACTTTGGAAACGCTTGCAAAGCTAAAGTCTGCATTTAGTAGTGATGGCACGATTACAGCGGGGAATGCTCCAGGAGTAAATGACGGCGCATGTGCACTCGTATTAATGAGCGAGGAAAAAGCACAGCAGGAAAACCGACCAGTGCTCGCAACGATTTTAGCACATGCTGAAGTAGGCGTTGCACCAGAGGATTTTCCACAAACACCAGGCCTTGTCATTGATAAATTACTCGAAAAATCAGGAAAAACATTAGCAGAGATTGATGTAATCGAAATTAACGAAGCATTCGCAGCAGTTGCCTTAGTAAGCAACCAAATTAGCGGATTGGATGCAGAAAAAGTAAATGTTAACGGTGGTGCAGTTGCATTAGGGCATCCAATTGGAGCAAGTGGTGCACGCATTATTTTAACGTTAGCCTATGAATTAAAGCGTCGCGGTGGTGGATTAGGCATCGCTGCCATTTGTTCGGGCGGCGGTCAAGGAGACGCAGTATTAATCGAAGTATCGAACCAAGGGGATGAACAAAAATGA
- a CDS encoding acyl-CoA dehydrogenase, producing the protein MHLHFTDEQLMMRNMVRDFANTEIEPFIEKMEQGQFPRHILKKMGELGLMGITTPAEYGGSEMDFTSYIIAIHELSKVSAVMGVILSVHTSVGTNPILYFGNDEQKQKYVPKLASGEYLGAFCLTEPGAGSDAGSLKTRAIREGDEYIIDGAKVFITNGGEADVYIVFASTNPEAGSRGISAFIVEKDTQGLIIGKDERKMGLHGSRTLQLTFEKMRVPVTNRLGDEGEGFKIALANLDVGRIGIAAQGLGIAEAALEAATNYAKERVQFGKPIAQQQAIGFKLADMATAVEAAKLLVYRAADLRTQNIPCGKEASMAKLFASQTAMDTAIEAVQVFGGYGYTEDYPVERYFRDAKVTQIYEGTSEIQRIVISKHVLG; encoded by the coding sequence ATGCATTTACACTTTACGGATGAACAATTGATGATGCGCAATATGGTCCGTGATTTCGCCAATACAGAAATTGAACCATTCATTGAAAAAATGGAACAGGGTCAATTCCCAAGACATATTTTAAAAAAGATGGGCGAACTTGGATTAATGGGCATTACCACACCAGCAGAATATGGTGGCTCGGAAATGGATTTTACATCGTACATTATTGCGATTCATGAGCTGTCGAAAGTAAGTGCAGTCATGGGGGTTATTTTATCGGTACATACTTCGGTCGGTACGAACCCAATTTTATATTTTGGAAATGATGAGCAAAAGCAAAAGTATGTGCCAAAGCTAGCAAGCGGCGAGTATTTAGGTGCTTTTTGTTTAACAGAGCCAGGTGCAGGAAGCGATGCAGGTTCACTAAAAACGCGTGCTATTCGTGAAGGTGATGAATATATTATTGATGGGGCAAAAGTTTTCATTACAAACGGTGGTGAAGCAGATGTCTACATCGTCTTTGCTTCAACAAATCCAGAAGCAGGTTCGCGCGGGATTTCAGCTTTTATCGTTGAAAAGGATACACAGGGTCTGATTATCGGAAAAGATGAACGCAAAATGGGCTTGCATGGTTCTAGAACATTACAGTTAACATTTGAAAAAATGCGCGTACCCGTAACAAATCGACTAGGTGACGAAGGGGAAGGTTTTAAAATCGCCCTGGCCAATTTAGATGTAGGGCGCATAGGAATTGCCGCGCAAGGCTTAGGTATTGCCGAGGCCGCACTGGAAGCCGCAACGAATTACGCAAAAGAGCGCGTGCAGTTTGGAAAACCGATTGCCCAGCAGCAAGCAATCGGTTTTAAGTTAGCAGATATGGCAACAGCTGTTGAAGCAGCAAAACTACTTGTTTACCGTGCTGCTGACTTGCGTACTCAAAACATACCATGTGGAAAAGAAGCATCGATGGCGAAATTATTCGCCTCACAAACCGCAATGGATACGGCAATTGAAGCTGTCCAAGTTTTCGGAGGCTATGGCTATACCGAGGATTATCCAGTGGAACGCTATTTCCGCGATGCGAAGGTAACGCAAATTTATGAGGGCACAAGTGAAATCCAGCGCATCGTTATTAGTAAGCATGTACTTGGATAA
- a CDS encoding acyl-CoA dehydrogenase produces the protein MNFQLSEEHQQLREMIRDFAINEVAPTAEHRDEHEEFDRGIFDKMAELGLTGIPWPEEYGGAGFDYLAYCIAVEELSRVCASTGVTLSAHTSLAGWPIFKFGNEEQKQKYLRPMAEGKKIGAYGLTEPNSGSDAGGMKTYAVKDGDDYILNGSKIFITNGGVADIYVVFAVTDPESKNGTTAFIVEASTPGFSVGKKERKLGIRSSPTTEIIFDNCRVPKENVLGEEGQGFVIAMKTLDGGRNGIAAQAVGIAQGALDAAVDYAKERVQFGKPITANQGVSFKLADMATEIEASRLLTYQAAWLESNDLPYGKASAMAKLMAGDTAMKVTTEAVQVFGGYGYTKDYPVERYMRDAKITQIYEGTQEIQRLVISRMITK, from the coding sequence ATGAACTTTCAATTATCAGAAGAACATCAACAATTACGTGAAATGATTCGTGATTTCGCGATTAACGAAGTGGCACCAACAGCCGAACACCGTGATGAGCATGAAGAATTTGACCGCGGTATTTTTGATAAAATGGCCGAACTAGGCTTAACAGGAATTCCATGGCCGGAAGAATACGGTGGTGCAGGCTTTGACTACCTAGCTTATTGCATCGCAGTAGAAGAATTATCACGCGTATGTGCATCAACAGGGGTAACATTATCAGCGCATACATCGCTTGCAGGTTGGCCAATTTTTAAATTTGGTAACGAAGAGCAAAAGCAAAAATACCTACGTCCAATGGCAGAAGGTAAAAAAATCGGCGCTTATGGGTTAACTGAACCGAATTCAGGATCTGATGCAGGCGGAATGAAAACATACGCTGTAAAAGATGGCGATGATTACATTTTAAATGGGTCAAAAATCTTTATTACAAATGGGGGCGTTGCGGATATTTATGTCGTATTCGCCGTAACAGATCCAGAATCAAAAAATGGCACGACTGCTTTCATCGTGGAAGCAAGTACACCAGGCTTCTCTGTAGGAAAGAAAGAAAGAAAACTAGGAATCCGTTCATCACCAACGACAGAAATCATTTTCGATAACTGCCGTGTTCCAAAAGAAAACGTACTGGGTGAAGAGGGACAAGGCTTCGTTATTGCGATGAAAACATTAGACGGTGGACGTAACGGGATTGCCGCGCAAGCAGTAGGAATCGCACAAGGCGCATTAGATGCTGCGGTAGATTATGCAAAAGAACGTGTACAATTCGGCAAACCAATTACAGCCAACCAAGGTGTATCATTTAAATTAGCCGATATGGCAACAGAAATTGAAGCATCTCGTTTATTGACGTATCAAGCAGCTTGGTTAGAATCAAATGATTTACCATACGGAAAAGCATCTGCAATGGCAAAATTAATGGCTGGTGATACAGCGATGAAAGTAACAACAGAAGCTGTACAAGTATTCGGTGGCTATGGCTACACGAAAGACTATCCAGTAGAGCGCTATATGCGTGATGCGAAAATTACGCAAATTTACGAAGGCACTCAAGAAATTCAACGCCTCGTAATTTCGCGAATGATCACGAAGTAA